One region of Arthrobacter sp. StoSoilB22 genomic DNA includes:
- a CDS encoding SMC-Scp complex subunit ScpB, with product MAPVNEQETVQDGLAELEALPGGARAALEAVLMVIDEPATSEELAAGLNVTVAVVEDLLQDLQREYSGYTVKAPDVDAVGFADASTAPRGFELRNVAGGWRIYSRAEFADVVGRFVLEGQTTRLTQAALETLAVIAYRQPVSRARVSAIRGVNVDSVVRTLTQRGLIEDSGNDPESGAVLYRTTSYFLERMGIGSVAELPQLSPHLPGLEGIDEYYDASRM from the coding sequence ATGGCGCCAGTGAATGAGCAGGAAACGGTGCAGGACGGGCTGGCAGAGCTGGAAGCTTTGCCCGGCGGTGCGCGTGCAGCGTTGGAAGCTGTCCTCATGGTGATCGATGAGCCGGCCACTTCGGAGGAGCTGGCCGCCGGGCTCAACGTGACGGTGGCCGTCGTCGAGGATTTGCTGCAGGACCTGCAGCGGGAGTATAGCGGCTATACTGTTAAAGCCCCGGACGTGGATGCTGTCGGCTTTGCCGATGCCAGCACTGCACCCCGGGGTTTTGAATTGCGGAACGTCGCCGGTGGGTGGCGGATTTATTCACGGGCGGAATTCGCCGACGTCGTGGGGAGATTCGTCCTCGAAGGGCAGACCACCAGGCTGACTCAGGCAGCGCTTGAGACACTGGCGGTCATTGCTTACCGGCAACCGGTCTCAAGGGCCCGGGTGTCCGCCATTCGCGGCGTCAACGTAGATTCCGTGGTCCGGACTCTTACCCAGCGGGGTTTGATCGAGGACTCCGGAAACGATCCCGAATCGGGGGCTGTCCTCTACAGGACAACCTCGTACTTCCTGGAACGGATGGGAATCGGCTCGGTGGCTGAACTGCCACAGCTCTCGCCGCACCTTCCTGGCTTGGAAGGCATCGACGAGTACTACGACGCCAGCCGGATGTAG
- a CDS encoding pseudouridine synthase, with the protein MTQAGRQSSPRNGSGRNSSGRNEAKGGGTGRSNAGGFSGRGGSAGAGKRNFSQGEGRPFKAPKPREAAPFDPDNPTSAGDYDRGQAARPAKPFRKPGSNKPGFGKAPGTPGAIKPKAKPARQYGSKAFGSERFGQNLGPIRKPARNRGPRQEVPQSDLHDADGVRLQKVMAQAGVASRRVCEEMILEGRVEVDGVVTTELGMRVDPTAAVIHVDGIRIQLDDTMVYMVFNKPKGVVSTMEDPEGRPCISDFLKNNKNKGERLFHVGRLDVATEGLLLLTNDGELANRLTHPSYEVPKTYLVQVRGPFPQGVGAKLKNGVELEDGVAAVDSFRLVDSTPGHVLIEVVLHSGKNRIVRRMFDAVGFPVERLVRVKVGPIGLGDQRQGSIRNLGRQEVGHLLASVGL; encoded by the coding sequence ATGACACAGGCGGGACGCCAGAGTTCACCACGTAACGGTTCGGGACGAAACAGTTCCGGACGCAATGAGGCCAAGGGAGGCGGCACCGGCCGCTCCAACGCCGGCGGCTTCTCAGGCCGCGGCGGCAGCGCCGGCGCTGGAAAGCGCAACTTCTCACAGGGCGAGGGCCGCCCCTTTAAGGCTCCGAAGCCGCGTGAAGCGGCACCTTTCGATCCCGACAACCCCACATCAGCGGGCGATTACGACCGCGGCCAGGCAGCAAGGCCCGCTAAGCCCTTCCGCAAGCCCGGCTCCAACAAGCCCGGCTTTGGCAAGGCACCCGGCACTCCCGGTGCCATCAAGCCCAAGGCAAAGCCGGCACGGCAGTATGGCTCCAAGGCCTTCGGCAGCGAACGCTTCGGCCAGAACCTGGGCCCCATCCGCAAGCCGGCCCGCAACCGCGGCCCGCGCCAGGAAGTGCCCCAGTCCGATCTCCACGATGCTGACGGCGTACGCCTGCAGAAGGTCATGGCGCAGGCAGGCGTGGCCTCACGCCGCGTGTGCGAGGAAATGATCCTCGAAGGCCGCGTCGAGGTTGACGGTGTGGTCACCACCGAACTTGGTATGCGCGTTGATCCTACGGCGGCTGTGATCCACGTTGATGGCATCCGGATCCAGCTCGACGACACCATGGTGTACATGGTCTTCAACAAGCCCAAGGGCGTTGTTTCCACCATGGAGGACCCCGAAGGCCGTCCCTGCATCAGCGACTTCCTCAAGAACAACAAGAACAAGGGCGAACGCCTGTTCCACGTCGGCCGCTTGGACGTCGCCACTGAGGGGCTGCTGCTCCTGACCAACGACGGCGAACTGGCCAACCGATTGACGCACCCTTCGTACGAGGTGCCTAAGACGTACCTGGTCCAGGTGCGTGGCCCCTTCCCGCAAGGCGTGGGCGCAAAGCTGAAGAACGGCGTCGAGCTCGAAGACGGCGTAGCTGCGGTGGACTCGTTCCGTTTGGTTGACTCCACCCCCGGCCACGTCCTCATTGAGGTTGTGCTCCACTCCGGCAAGAACCGTATTGTGCGCCGCATGTTCGACGCCGTCGGCTTCCCGGTGGAGCGACTTGTCCGCGTCAAGGTTGGGCCCATCGGCTTGGGCGACCAGCGCCAGGGCAGCATCCGCAACCTCGGCAGGCAGGAAGTCGGACACCTCCTGGCATCGGTGGGACTCTAA
- a CDS encoding prephenate dehydrogenase, whose product MSAFGTHGRGHLDGPVVVLGTGLLGASIGLGLRGRGVPVYLFDPSPTNQAVAVDIGAGRPLGELDEQPQLVVVAAPPDVTADVVQKALADYASAVVVDIASVKATIQAQLRERGVDLARYVGTHPMAGREKSGPVAARGELFTSMPWVLCPSEETSDAALQTARSLAGDLGAIVSQFTADEHDEAVALVSHLPQIMSSLLASRLQGTPLHALSLAGNGLRDTTRIAASDPTLWVQILGGNAEKVVSILHGVREDLNRLIGTLEEPLAPGARLDLAQLISEGNAGQARIPGKHGGPPQAYSWLTILVDDKPGQIAHLLTEIGEIGVNLEDLRLDHSSGQNVGMVELSVLPSKHDLLVEALTDRGWRVLQ is encoded by the coding sequence ATGTCGGCATTCGGTACGCACGGCCGGGGCCATCTTGATGGCCCGGTCGTCGTTCTCGGGACAGGTTTACTGGGGGCCAGCATCGGTTTGGGCCTGCGCGGACGCGGAGTTCCCGTGTACCTGTTTGATCCCTCGCCCACCAACCAGGCGGTGGCGGTGGACATCGGTGCGGGACGGCCACTGGGGGAGCTGGATGAACAACCCCAACTGGTAGTTGTCGCGGCCCCGCCGGACGTTACCGCCGACGTCGTGCAGAAGGCACTGGCGGATTACGCTTCAGCGGTGGTGGTTGATATTGCCAGCGTCAAGGCCACCATCCAGGCGCAGTTGCGGGAACGCGGCGTTGACCTCGCCCGCTACGTGGGTACCCACCCCATGGCGGGTAGGGAGAAGTCCGGTCCGGTTGCGGCCAGGGGAGAGCTTTTCACGTCCATGCCGTGGGTACTCTGCCCCTCCGAAGAAACGTCGGACGCTGCACTCCAAACCGCACGTTCGCTGGCGGGAGATCTGGGAGCAATTGTTTCCCAATTCACCGCCGACGAGCACGATGAAGCCGTGGCCTTGGTGTCTCACTTGCCGCAGATCATGTCCTCCCTCCTGGCGAGCCGTCTGCAGGGTACGCCGTTGCATGCCCTGTCCTTGGCGGGCAACGGACTCCGGGACACCACCCGCATTGCAGCCAGCGATCCCACCCTCTGGGTGCAGATCCTGGGCGGCAACGCGGAAAAGGTGGTTTCCATCCTGCATGGTGTGCGTGAGGACCTGAACCGTCTGATCGGCACCTTGGAAGAACCCCTCGCCCCCGGCGCGCGGCTGGACCTCGCCCAACTGATCAGTGAGGGCAATGCAGGCCAGGCCCGGATCCCGGGAAAGCACGGCGGACCTCCCCAGGCGTACTCGTGGCTCACCATTCTGGTGGATGATAAACCGGGCCAGATCGCGCACCTCCTCACGGAAATCGGTGAGATCGGTGTGAACCTCGAAGACCTTCGGCTGGACCATTCCTCCGGACAAAACGTGGGCATGGTGGAACTTTCCGTGCTTCCGAGCAAGCATGACCTCCTTGTTGAAGCTTTGACTGACCGTGGATGGCGGGTACTCCAGTAA